One stretch of Desulfovibrio sp. JC022 DNA includes these proteins:
- a CDS encoding BRCT domain-containing protein: MKNKNKEIKNLVALLEKHNEAYRRGMPTISDARYDELTEQLRDLDPENRFLTNVEPENFSEKVEVRHPRPMLSTEKAYTTEELERFVSRVEKEAKAMGIKEVTYRITPKLDGLAARDDGKVFATRGNGEVGYEISSAFAKGVIAVGGRGQGVGEIVCSLDYFAEHLVDSFEHPRNMVVGIITSDKVNEASKQALQDEAVRFVPYSTLPKKVVDGEELVSRVWEITDELWESADYPLDGMVAEVMNTDLQERLGATAHHYRWQIAIKKKGESAVTEVEGIRWQVGRMGAVTPVMEVKPVSVSGATIRNVTAHNAGMLRDQSIGIGATIRIIRSGEVIPKLEEVIKPAQDVELPAECPSCGAELFWQNDFLKCPDFSCPARVEQRLEYWFKTLGNADWFGKKTIAKLVKAGNNSLESVYTMAEDDFQKLGFGPVQSTNLAEALYISKTKETDDWRFLAAFGIPDLGKADSRKLLGHFKLEDVVSVKQEQLIELHGFGDLTSHSVTKGIAAIKETILHMLEFDFNLRRTPLVAETESMESPITGKGIVFTGKMEQGSREEMQAMARRLGAKVQTSVTGKTDFLVCGSRVGAKKIEGAKAKGVEIMPEADFMDIVKAD; this comes from the coding sequence GTGAAAAATAAAAATAAAGAAATCAAAAACTTGGTTGCGCTTCTCGAGAAGCATAACGAAGCATACCGCCGTGGTATGCCGACCATCAGCGATGCTCGTTATGATGAACTGACTGAGCAACTGCGTGACCTTGATCCTGAGAACCGGTTCTTGACTAACGTTGAGCCTGAAAATTTCAGCGAAAAGGTTGAGGTGCGCCATCCGCGGCCTATGCTATCTACCGAGAAAGCGTATACGACCGAAGAGCTTGAGCGATTTGTTTCCCGTGTGGAAAAGGAAGCAAAAGCTATGGGTATCAAGGAAGTTACTTACCGGATTACTCCCAAACTGGACGGTCTGGCCGCCCGTGATGATGGGAAAGTCTTTGCCACCCGTGGTAACGGTGAGGTGGGTTATGAAATTTCCAGTGCTTTTGCTAAAGGCGTTATCGCTGTTGGCGGACGTGGTCAGGGCGTGGGCGAGATTGTTTGCAGCCTTGATTATTTTGCTGAACACCTTGTTGATTCCTTTGAACATCCGCGTAACATGGTTGTGGGTATCATCACTTCGGACAAAGTGAATGAAGCTTCCAAACAGGCTTTGCAGGATGAGGCTGTACGTTTTGTTCCTTACAGCACTTTGCCTAAGAAAGTTGTGGATGGAGAGGAACTGGTCAGTCGGGTTTGGGAAATTACCGATGAACTCTGGGAATCTGCTGATTACCCGCTGGATGGCATGGTTGCTGAGGTGATGAACACCGATTTGCAGGAACGTCTTGGAGCTACAGCCCATCACTACCGCTGGCAGATCGCCATTAAGAAGAAGGGCGAATCTGCGGTTACTGAGGTTGAAGGCATCCGCTGGCAGGTGGGCCGCATGGGCGCGGTTACTCCGGTCATGGAAGTTAAACCTGTCTCCGTTTCCGGGGCCACTATCCGTAATGTTACCGCACATAATGCTGGAATGTTGCGAGACCAGTCTATCGGCATCGGCGCGACTATTCGGATTATCCGCAGTGGCGAGGTTATTCCCAAGCTGGAAGAGGTAATTAAGCCTGCGCAGGATGTGGAATTACCCGCTGAATGTCCTTCATGCGGTGCAGAACTTTTCTGGCAGAACGATTTTTTGAAATGTCCTGATTTCAGCTGTCCGGCTCGAGTGGAACAGCGGTTGGAATACTGGTTCAAGACTCTCGGCAATGCTGATTGGTTTGGTAAGAAAACTATCGCCAAGCTGGTCAAAGCCGGGAATAATTCTCTTGAATCCGTTTATACCATGGCCGAAGATGATTTCCAGAAACTGGGTTTCGGCCCGGTGCAGTCCACCAACCTTGCGGAAGCACTTTACATCAGCAAGACCAAGGAAACGGACGATTGGCGTTTTCTTGCAGCATTCGGGATTCCCGATTTGGGTAAGGCTGATAGTCGTAAACTGCTGGGTCATTTCAAGTTGGAAGATGTGGTAAGCGTCAAGCAGGAGCAGCTTATCGAGCTGCACGGTTTTGGTGATCTCACTAGTCATTCAGTTACCAAAGGCATCGCAGCGATTAAAGAAACCATCTTGCACATGCTTGAGTTTGATTTCAATCTGCGGCGTACCCCGCTGGTTGCCGAGACCGAATCCATGGAAAGTCCCATTACCGGGAAAGGTATCGTTTTTACCGGAAAAATGGAGCAGGG
- a CDS encoding TrkA family potassium uptake protein — MKSKSIFVKLLRLRRDFGMFWGLISGFIYMTLVFISGIVGYMWLEGWNLLNSFYMVVITLSTVGFMEVLPLSDQGRLFTSILILGGVGGFAYLIGAFSQLLVEGRLQAILGRRRMQKTIGKLRDHIIVCGYGRIGAIVTKEVMDEGLEIVVIENNPDLIAQMEAAGIACIEGDATSDEILKLAGLDNAKTLIAALSDEAANVYVTLIARQSNINVNIIARGNDTTSISRLEFAGADRVVLPHTIGGIRMAQSVLRPTVTNFLDIAMRGKIDLQMEELFVTDTSELVGLDLIESKIRPRFNLIIIAIRKGNGEMVFNPGPKEVIEAGDTLLTVGKLTDLSAISKIL; from the coding sequence ATGAAATCCAAATCCATATTCGTGAAGCTGCTCCGCTTAAGGCGTGATTTTGGGATGTTCTGGGGACTTATCTCCGGTTTCATTTACATGACGCTCGTCTTTATCAGCGGAATTGTCGGTTACATGTGGCTTGAGGGGTGGAATTTACTGAACAGCTTCTACATGGTTGTTATCACCCTTTCCACTGTAGGGTTCATGGAAGTATTACCCCTGTCCGATCAGGGCAGGCTGTTTACCTCCATTCTTATTCTCGGCGGTGTGGGTGGTTTTGCATATTTGATCGGTGCTTTTTCCCAGTTGTTGGTGGAAGGGCGTTTGCAGGCAATTTTAGGGAGACGCAGGATGCAGAAGACAATCGGAAAACTCAGGGATCATATCATTGTCTGCGGATACGGCAGGATCGGTGCCATTGTGACCAAAGAGGTCATGGATGAAGGTTTGGAAATTGTTGTAATTGAAAATAATCCCGATCTGATTGCCCAGATGGAAGCTGCCGGAATAGCCTGTATTGAAGGTGATGCAACAAGTGATGAAATTCTTAAGCTGGCTGGGTTGGATAATGCCAAAACTCTGATCGCCGCTCTTTCTGATGAAGCTGCCAACGTTTACGTTACCCTGATTGCCCGGCAGTCAAATATCAATGTGAATATCATTGCCCGTGGTAATGATACCACCAGTATTTCCAGACTCGAATTTGCCGGGGCCGACCGTGTCGTGCTACCGCACACCATCGGCGGAATCCGCATGGCCCAGTCCGTATTGCGGCCCACAGTGACAAACTTTCTCGATATTGCCATGCGCGGTAAAATCGACTTGCAGATGGAAGAGCTTTTCGTTACCGATACTTCCGAACTTGTGGGTCTTGATCTGATCGAATCCAAGATTCGGCCACGTTTCAATCTGATTATTATCGCCATCCGTAAAGGCAACGGTGAAATGGTTTTCAATCCCGGTCCCAAGGAAGTCATCGAAGCAGGCGATACCCTGCTCACAGTCGGCAAGCTAACCGACCTTTCCGCTATCAGTAAAATTTTGTAA
- the uvrB gene encoding excinuclease ABC subunit UvrB, with protein sequence MANNFELVSDYTLKGDQPEAVKQMVENIKHGVQDQILLGATGTGKTFAMANVIKELNRPTLVMAPNKTLAAQLFNEFKALFPNNAVEYFVSYYDYYQPEAYLPHSDTYIEKDSSINDDIDKLRHSATHALLTRRDVLIVASVSCIYGLGSPEFYAKMIIPVEEGQEMSMEALMDKLVEVQYERNDYDFHRGTFRVRGDVIEIIPAYAREQALRIEFFGDEIDSILETDPLTGEVTGRRRKTVIYPASHFVSDQDNLERAREEIRNELTDTLVSYKNDNKLVEAQRIEQRTMYDLEMIEEIGYCNGIENYSRHLDGRKEGDPPATLIHYFPDDFLLFMDESHIAVPQVGAMYNGDRSRKTTLVNFGFRLPSALDNRPLCFDEFLDKIGQTVYVSATPGPWEMERAEGLVVEQIIRPTGLLDPEIEVRPVKGQMDDLLAECKEREKRGERVLITTLTKRMSEDLTDYFNQMGVEAKYLHSDIDTMERMAIIQSLRAGEFVALVGINLLREGLDIPEVSLVAILDADKEGFLRSTRSLIQTFGRAARNSEGRVILYADNVTKSMRTAMDETYRRRAKQVEYNEAHGIVPQTIAKSLDNMLGTLYSDNWSGGEVKIAAEEAAEYGLDPAKMEKEVRKLERDMRKYAAELEFEKAAELRDRIQVLREKILSLG encoded by the coding sequence ATGGCGAACAATTTTGAGCTTGTCAGCGACTATACCCTTAAGGGCGATCAGCCCGAAGCGGTTAAGCAGATGGTCGAAAATATTAAGCACGGCGTGCAGGATCAGATTCTGCTCGGAGCCACGGGTACTGGTAAAACATTTGCCATGGCCAACGTGATCAAGGAATTGAACCGTCCCACGCTGGTTATGGCTCCCAACAAGACTCTTGCGGCTCAGCTTTTCAATGAATTCAAGGCCCTGTTCCCGAATAATGCTGTTGAATATTTTGTCAGTTATTACGACTATTATCAGCCGGAAGCATACCTTCCGCATTCCGACACTTATATTGAAAAGGATTCGTCCATTAATGACGACATCGATAAACTCCGCCATTCAGCAACCCATGCTCTGCTGACCCGGCGTGACGTGCTTATCGTGGCCTCTGTCTCTTGCATCTACGGTCTCGGTTCGCCCGAATTCTACGCCAAGATGATCATTCCGGTGGAAGAGGGGCAGGAAATGTCCATGGAAGCACTTATGGATAAGCTTGTGGAAGTGCAGTACGAGCGCAATGATTATGATTTCCATCGCGGTACATTTAGGGTGCGCGGGGATGTGATCGAAATCATCCCGGCCTACGCCCGCGAACAGGCTTTGCGCATTGAATTTTTCGGTGATGAGATTGATTCCATCCTTGAAACCGACCCCTTGACCGGTGAGGTTACCGGGCGCAGGCGCAAAACGGTCATCTATCCGGCCAGTCACTTTGTATCCGATCAGGATAACCTTGAGCGTGCGCGTGAAGAGATTCGCAACGAACTCACCGATACCTTGGTCAGCTATAAGAATGACAACAAATTGGTGGAAGCGCAGCGCATTGAACAGCGCACCATGTATGATCTGGAGATGATCGAGGAGATCGGTTACTGTAATGGAATCGAAAACTATTCCCGACATTTGGACGGGCGTAAGGAGGGTGATCCTCCGGCAACTCTGATTCATTACTTTCCGGATGATTTTCTTCTTTTCATGGATGAATCACATATCGCCGTGCCGCAGGTCGGAGCCATGTATAACGGTGACCGCTCGCGTAAAACCACGTTGGTAAATTTCGGCTTCAGGTTGCCTTCTGCTCTTGATAACCGTCCGTTATGCTTTGATGAATTTCTCGACAAAATTGGGCAAACCGTTTATGTTTCCGCAACTCCCGGACCTTGGGAAATGGAACGGGCAGAAGGGCTGGTGGTGGAACAGATCATTCGTCCCACCGGGCTGCTTGATCCTGAGATCGAGGTCCGTCCGGTCAAGGGACAGATGGACGATCTGCTGGCTGAATGCAAGGAACGCGAGAAGCGTGGTGAGCGGGTTTTGATCACTACCCTGACCAAGCGTATGTCCGAAGATCTGACTGATTATTTCAACCAGATGGGTGTGGAAGCCAAGTATCTGCACTCGGATATCGACACCATGGAGCGTATGGCGATTATCCAGTCTTTACGTGCAGGAGAATTTGTTGCTCTTGTGGGGATTAACCTGCTGCGCGAAGGACTTGATATCCCTGAAGTTTCCCTTGTTGCCATACTGGATGCAGACAAGGAAGGATTTCTGCGTTCCACCCGTTCCCTGATTCAGACCTTTGGTCGCGCGGCCCGTAACTCCGAAGGGCGGGTCATTCTTTATGCGGATAATGTTACCAAATCCATGCGCACGGCTATGGATGAAACCTACCGCCGCCGCGCCAAACAGGTCGAGTACAACGAGGCTCACGGTATCGTGCCCCAGACCATTGCTAAATCACTGGATAATATGCTGGGAACATTGTACTCTGACAACTGGTCGGGCGGTGAGGTCAAGATTGCAGCTGAAGAAGCTGCCGAGTATGGACTTGATCCCGCAAAAATGGAAAAAGAAGTTCGTAAGCTTGAAAGGGATATGCGCAAATATGCGGCAGAACTTGAATTTGAGAAGGCTGCCGAACTGCGTGACCGTATTCAGGTCTTGCGGGAGAAGATTCTAAGTCTCGGATAA
- the aat gene encoding leucyl/phenylalanyl-tRNA--protein transferase, whose translation MVVYRLIEDPIFPHPDEAEPDGLLAVGGDLSPERLISAYASGIFPWYDERSPILWWSLDPRLILNFDKLHVSRRVKRKVRQKEYTVTLDHAFESVIANCARKFRPGQAGTWILPEMVEAYVKLHKLGFAHSVEVWNSKGSLVGGLYGVSLGKVFSGESMFFLEPDASKVGFSYLVQWLKNREFHFVDCQQPTDHLKSLGAEEVSREYFLEKLDEALEHPALRGQWEFMEGEYEMITEVLS comes from the coding sequence ATGGTTGTTTACAGATTAATAGAAGACCCCATTTTTCCCCATCCTGATGAAGCGGAACCGGATGGTCTGCTGGCGGTGGGAGGAGATCTCAGCCCGGAAAGGTTGATCTCTGCGTACGCTTCAGGGATTTTCCCGTGGTACGATGAGCGTTCGCCGATATTGTGGTGGTCCCTTGATCCCCGTTTGATACTAAATTTTGATAAGTTGCATGTTTCCCGCCGGGTTAAGCGTAAGGTCAGACAAAAGGAATATACGGTTACTTTAGATCATGCTTTTGAAAGTGTGATCGCCAATTGCGCCCGCAAGTTTCGTCCGGGACAGGCCGGGACGTGGATTTTGCCCGAAATGGTGGAAGCTTATGTGAAGCTGCATAAACTTGGCTTTGCGCACAGTGTGGAAGTCTGGAACAGCAAGGGGAGTCTTGTCGGGGGGCTTTACGGGGTTTCATTGGGGAAAGTCTTTTCCGGGGAATCCATGTTTTTCCTTGAACCTGATGCTTCAAAAGTGGGTTTCTCCTACCTTGTACAATGGCTTAAAAACCGCGAATTTCATTTTGTAGATTGCCAGCAGCCAACCGACCATCTTAAATCGCTTGGTGCCGAAGAAGTCAGCCGCGAATATTTTTTGGAAAAGCTTGATGAGGCCCTTGAGCATCCGGCCCTGCGGGGGCAGTGGGAGTTCATGGAAGGGGAGTATGAGATGATAACGGAAGTGTTAAGCTAG
- the clpA gene encoding ATP-dependent Clp protease ATP-binding subunit ClpA → MLSKALEQALTSAVNEVRLRNHEFLTLEHLLYAIIQEEVGADVIAGCGAELPKLRSQLERFFDENLEPLPTGVDTEVVQTLGVRRVLQRAIWQKKAAGKDSVEVGDVVAAMFEEEDSYAVYFLKTHDISRLDILEYISHSMSEGDWSEGLDISPNPQHGGSGPSPDGKPSGGKDDKKSPLEEFTTNLTQRARDGKIDPLIGRDNEVERTLQVLSRRRKNNPIFVGDPGVGKTAMAEGLALAIAKGNIPASFEDTDVFALDMGALLAGTKYRGDFESRLKGVLAQLKHKEGAILFVDEIHTIVGAGAVSGGSMDASNILKPFLASGEIRCIGATTYEEYKNHFEKDRALSRRFQKIDISEPSVEETIEILKGLKPYYEEHHNVLYAPSAIKAASELSARHINERFLPDKAIDVIDEAGAFYNLSQRKRKDNRIVVADVEKVISKMARIPTRRITMSDRSRLQELDVNLKSVVFGQDEAVDQISKAILRSRAGMKQIGRPTGSFLLTGPTGVGKTELARQLASTMGVHFMRFDMSEYMEKHAVARLIGAPPGYVGFDQGGLLTEGVRKNPHCVILFDEIEKAHPDVFNILLQVMDYATLTDNNGRKADFRHVVLLMTSNAGAREMAKGGIGFGASVKGGEDKGRGLKAVEKIFSPEFRNRLDSIVSFNSLQIDVMELIVEKFVKELNGQLLDNKVAIEVDKKSRRWLAEKGHDPAYGARPMARLIQTSIKDEIADEILFGKLVKGGTVQVTTKGKGEDEKLSFKFKPVGKK, encoded by the coding sequence ATGCTCAGTAAGGCATTAGAACAGGCACTGACTTCTGCGGTTAATGAAGTCAGGCTCAGAAATCACGAATTCCTCACTCTTGAACATCTGTTGTACGCGATAATTCAGGAGGAGGTTGGTGCTGACGTTATTGCCGGGTGCGGGGCAGAGCTTCCGAAGCTTCGCAGTCAGCTTGAACGTTTTTTCGATGAAAACCTTGAACCGCTTCCTACTGGTGTGGATACCGAAGTTGTCCAGACACTGGGAGTAAGGCGTGTCCTGCAACGGGCCATCTGGCAGAAGAAGGCCGCAGGCAAGGACTCTGTGGAAGTCGGCGATGTTGTCGCTGCCATGTTTGAGGAAGAAGACTCTTACGCTGTTTATTTTCTGAAGACACATGATATCTCACGTCTTGATATCCTTGAATATATTTCACATTCTATGAGTGAAGGCGATTGGAGTGAAGGGCTGGATATCAGTCCCAATCCCCAGCATGGCGGAAGCGGTCCCTCACCGGATGGTAAGCCTTCCGGAGGCAAGGACGATAAGAAGTCTCCGCTGGAAGAATTCACCACCAATCTTACCCAGCGTGCCCGGGACGGAAAGATTGATCCTCTTATCGGGCGCGATAATGAGGTTGAGCGAACTTTGCAGGTTCTTTCCCGCAGGCGCAAGAACAACCCCATTTTCGTGGGTGATCCCGGCGTTGGTAAGACTGCCATGGCTGAAGGGCTGGCGCTTGCCATTGCAAAGGGCAACATTCCGGCATCCTTTGAGGATACTGATGTTTTTGCCCTTGATATGGGCGCACTTCTGGCCGGAACCAAGTATCGCGGTGATTTTGAGTCCCGCCTCAAGGGCGTGCTGGCTCAGCTTAAGCATAAGGAAGGGGCAATCCTTTTCGTGGATGAGATTCATACCATCGTAGGTGCCGGGGCTGTAAGCGGCGGTTCCATGGATGCGTCCAATATTCTTAAGCCGTTCCTTGCTTCCGGTGAAATACGGTGCATCGGGGCCACCACTTATGAGGAATACAAGAACCATTTTGAAAAGGACCGTGCGCTTTCCCGCAGGTTCCAGAAGATCGACATCAGTGAACCAAGTGTTGAAGAAACCATAGAAATCCTCAAGGGTTTGAAGCCCTACTATGAGGAACATCACAATGTGCTTTACGCTCCTTCGGCAATCAAGGCCGCTTCGGAGCTTTCCGCAAGGCATATCAATGAGCGTTTTCTGCCGGATAAGGCCATTGACGTTATTGATGAGGCCGGGGCGTTTTATAACCTCAGCCAGCGCAAGCGCAAGGACAATCGTATTGTGGTTGCCGATGTGGAAAAGGTTATCTCCAAGATGGCCCGCATTCCCACACGGCGTATCACCATGTCCGACCGTTCCCGTTTGCAGGAACTGGATGTTAATCTCAAGTCCGTTGTCTTCGGGCAGGACGAAGCTGTGGACCAGATCTCCAAGGCTATCCTGCGTTCTCGCGCAGGCATGAAGCAGATCGGCAGACCTACCGGGTCCTTCCTGCTCACCGGGCCTACCGGGGTAGGTAAGACCGAGCTGGCCCGCCAGTTGGCATCCACCATGGGCGTTCACTTTATGCGTTTTGATATGAGTGAGTACATGGAGAAGCATGCGGTGGCCCGTCTCATCGGTGCGCCTCCGGGTTATGTGGGATTTGATCAGGGCGGACTGCTCACCGAAGGCGTGCGCAAGAATCCGCATTGCGTGATCCTTTTTGATGAAATCGAGAAGGCCCACCCGGATGTATTCAATATTCTCTTACAGGTGATGGATTACGCCACCCTGACCGACAACAATGGTCGTAAGGCTGATTTCAGGCACGTTGTCCTGCTCATGACCTCCAATGCCGGAGCGCGTGAAATGGCCAAGGGCGGAATCGGATTCGGTGCCAGCGTGAAGGGCGGCGAAGACAAGGGCCGCGGACTTAAGGCGGTTGAAAAGATTTTCAGCCCCGAATTCCGTAACAGGCTTGACTCCATCGTATCGTTCAATTCCTTGCAGATTGATGTAATGGAACTCATTGTTGAGAAGTTCGTCAAGGAACTCAACGGGCAGTTGCTCGATAACAAGGTCGCCATTGAAGTGGACAAGAAGTCCCGCCGCTGGCTGGCAGAAAAGGGCCACGATCCGGCATACGGTGCAAGGCCTATGGCTCGCCTGATTCAGACTTCCATTAAGGATGAAATTGCTGATGAAATCCTCTTCGGCAAGCTGGTCAAGGGCGGAACCGTTCAGGTTACCACCAAGGGCAAGGGTGAGGATGAGAAGCTCAGCTTCAAGTTCAAGCCTGTGGGTAAGAAGTAA
- the clpS gene encoding ATP-dependent Clp protease adapter ClpS, whose protein sequence is MADYKENFESDVLLEDELKEPRKFRVLLHNDDYTSMEFVVAVLMQIFRKTEEESTKIMLKVHNDGVGVCGVYTAEVAETRVEMVRQLAQQAGYPLKCTIEEV, encoded by the coding sequence ATGGCTGATTATAAAGAAAATTTCGAGTCAGATGTACTGCTTGAGGACGAACTCAAGGAACCGCGGAAGTTCCGGGTGCTGCTGCATAATGATGATTACACTTCCATGGAATTCGTTGTGGCCGTGCTTATGCAGATTTTCAGGAAAACAGAAGAGGAATCCACGAAAATAATGCTCAAGGTCCACAATGACGGGGTCGGGGTATGTGGAGTTTACACGGCAGAAGTTGCTGAAACACGCGTTGAAATGGTCAGACAGCTTGCGCAGCAGGCAGGCTATCCGCTGAAATGCACAATCGAAGAGGTCTAG
- a CDS encoding class IV adenylate cyclase, with protein sequence MALEIELKYLNADHDKARMIMKEQGAKFLTRHYERNVVLDDPGRTLYKRSALLRVRQAEKVTMTVKRIPAGPVSGEAKVYIEHETEVSNFDETVSALQVLGYSPVFCYEKIREEWEFAGCHICLDLLPFGSFIEIEGTEDGILACAGKLKLSSADACKMTYHELNRDYRKGAGLEPDENFVFTPEEVKELL encoded by the coding sequence ATGGCTTTAGAAATCGAATTGAAATACCTGAATGCCGATCACGACAAAGCTCGGATGATTATGAAAGAACAGGGTGCTAAATTTTTGACCCGGCACTATGAACGTAATGTCGTGCTCGATGATCCGGGCCGGACACTTTATAAAAGATCGGCCTTGCTACGGGTCAGGCAGGCTGAAAAGGTGACCATGACCGTCAAGCGGATTCCTGCCGGGCCGGTTTCTGGTGAAGCCAAGGTTTATATAGAGCATGAAACAGAGGTTTCAAATTTTGATGAAACCGTTTCCGCCTTGCAGGTGCTGGGTTATTCGCCTGTGTTTTGTTATGAGAAAATCCGGGAAGAGTGGGAATTTGCAGGCTGTCATATTTGTCTGGATTTACTTCCATTTGGCTCGTTTATTGAAATAGAAGGAACAGAAGACGGAATTCTGGCCTGTGCAGGGAAGCTTAAACTCAGCTCTGCTGATGCTTGCAAAATGACTTATCATGAGCTGAATCGTGATTATAGAAAAGGGGCCGGCCTGGAGCCGGATGAAAATTTTGTTTTTACCCCTGAAGAAGTTAAAGAATTGCTTTAA
- the crcB gene encoding fluoride efflux transporter CrcB: protein MHKYLYIAAGGAAGSLCRYLASGFTQRMFDTSFPIGTFMVNMLGCLFFGLVTGMFEDRLGFPPEMRLLILTGFMGAFTTFSTYMFESTNLIKSGQWAMTALNIGGQSVLGFACIIGGLALGRLIVS from the coding sequence ATGCATAAATATTTATACATCGCGGCAGGCGGGGCAGCCGGAAGCCTCTGTCGTTACCTTGCTTCCGGTTTTACCCAGCGGATGTTCGATACGTCCTTTCCCATAGGAACATTTATGGTGAATATGCTCGGTTGCCTGTTTTTCGGACTGGTCACCGGGATGTTTGAAGACCGTCTCGGCTTTCCACCGGAAATGCGGCTCCTGATCCTGACCGGATTCATGGGCGCATTTACCACTTTTTCCACCTATATGTTCGAATCCACAAACCTGATCAAATCAGGGCAATGGGCCATGACCGCATTGAACATCGGCGGGCAGAGTGTGCTGGGTTTTGCCTGCATTATCGGCGGATTGGCACTGGGCAGACTGATTGTTTCCTGA
- a CDS encoding DUF190 domain-containing protein: protein MTLTEKAVRLKIFTGEENRLRHRPLYEVIVEEARNQGLAGASVYRGVMGYGANSQVRTTSILRLSADLPLIIEIIDQPGKIEKFTEFLSENMTEGLVTSEEVNIVIHKHNKGEK, encoded by the coding sequence ATGACTTTAACTGAAAAAGCAGTAAGACTCAAAATATTCACCGGAGAGGAAAACAGGCTCAGGCACCGCCCCCTCTACGAAGTAATTGTCGAAGAAGCACGCAATCAAGGACTCGCAGGAGCATCGGTTTACAGGGGTGTAATGGGATACGGAGCCAACAGTCAGGTCCGCACCACCTCCATCCTCAGACTCTCTGCGGACCTGCCTCTGATCATCGAAATTATTGATCAACCGGGTAAAATTGAAAAATTCACTGAATTTTTAAGCGAAAACATGACTGAAGGATTGGTCACCTCCGAAGAGGTGAACATAGTCATCCACAAGCACAATAAGGGTGAAAAATAA
- a CDS encoding chemotaxis response regulator protein-glutamate methylesterase has translation MKKKTKVLIVDDSALVRQALQQLFATDSSIEVVGSAGDPFAAAEVMKKIVPDVITLDIEMPKMDGLTFLRKLMTQHPIPVVICSTLTEQGSDAYMKALEFGAVEVITKPKVGTKQFFEESSIRVCDVVKAAAMTKPRKLSARPMAVQPKLSADAVLPKSRPRTTTLQTTEKVILVGASTGGTEAIQSFLQSMPLDCPGIAIVQHMPEKFTAAFASRLNTICRITVKEARDGDSILRGQALIAPGNKHMLLKRSGARYYVEIKDGPLVSRHRPSVDVLFRSGASSAGKNAVGVIMTGMGDDGAKGMREMHDAGTHCIAQDEASCVVFGMPQEAIKLGGVDKVMPLKNIPGAVVNFCNR, from the coding sequence ATGAAGAAGAAAACCAAGGTTCTGATCGTTGATGATTCCGCTCTGGTCCGTCAGGCATTGCAGCAGCTTTTTGCCACTGATTCCAGTATAGAGGTTGTCGGTAGTGCGGGTGATCCTTTTGCCGCAGCCGAAGTTATGAAAAAGATTGTGCCTGATGTTATCACTCTTGATATTGAAATGCCCAAAATGGATGGGCTTACTTTTTTGCGTAAATTGATGACCCAGCATCCTATTCCGGTGGTTATTTGTTCTACTCTTACAGAGCAGGGGTCTGATGCTTATATGAAAGCTTTGGAATTCGGAGCAGTTGAAGTTATAACCAAGCCGAAAGTCGGGACCAAACAATTTTTCGAAGAATCCAGCATCCGGGTCTGTGATGTTGTCAAAGCTGCGGCCATGACCAAGCCCCGTAAGCTCTCAGCGCGTCCCATGGCAGTTCAACCCAAGCTTTCCGCAGATGCGGTTTTGCCAAAGTCGCGTCCTAGGACCACAACTTTACAGACTACTGAAAAGGTCATCCTCGTGGGTGCTTCCACCGGGGGAACCGAGGCTATTCAGAGTTTTCTGCAAAGCATGCCTCTTGACTGTCCGGGGATCGCCATTGTCCAGCACATGCCGGAAAAATTTACTGCCGCCTTTGCTTCAAGGTTGAACACTATCTGCCGCATTACGGTTAAAGAAGCCAGAGATGGCGACAGTATTTTAAGAGGGCAGGCCCTGATTGCTCCCGGTAACAAGCATATGCTGCTTAAGCGTTCCGGTGCCAGATATTATGTTGAGATAAAAGACGGACCTCTGGTCAGTCGTCATAGGCCTTCCGTCGATGTGCTTTTCCGTTCCGGTGCTTCAAGTGCAGGTAAGAATGCCGTGGGCGTAATTATGACCGGCATGGGTGATGACGGGGCTAAAGGCATGCGAGAAATGCATGATGCGGGAACCCATTGTATTGCTCAGGACGAAGCTTCCTGCGTTGTGTTCGGAATGCCGCAGGAAGCCATTAAACTTGGTGGAGTGGATAAGGTCATGCCGCTCAAGAATATTCCCGGAGCAGTGGTTAACTTTTGTAATCGCTAG